CCGTGGGCGATACCGTCGGCGTGGGTCAATTTCTTCTCGAAGGGCAACCGAACCAGAGCCCAGCCCTTTTTGACATCGGCCAGGGTCATGCCCAACAGGTGCCAGTAGGGATTGACCGTCCGGGCCTTTTCCATCAGCGCCCGCTTGAAGTTGGGCGTCAATTCTTCATAGGACATGGATTCCATCGCCGGAAAACCTCACGCATGACATCGAAATAAAAAAACAGGAGCATGGGCGCACCATAACGGAACCGGATCCCCCTGTCGAGGGCCTGAATTTTTGCGTCCGATGCTCGATCCTTGAATTGACCCTCGGTCCGCTCTGTTATACCTTCCCGTCGACCAATCGATAAACCATTTAACCGGGTCGATGCCGAGATCAAATGAGCACGTCACCTACCACCATCGCGCCGACATTCGGCCGTCTGAATCGATTCTTCTGGCCCCTTGCCCTGCAGTCCGCATCCCAAGGGTTGACCTATCCCCTGGTCGCCATGGTGGCGTCCCGTTCCGAAGGCGGCCCATTGAACCTGGCCGGTCTGGCCCAATCCAACACCCTCATGTTTCTCCTGGGCACCCTGGGCTTCGGGCTGGTGGCCACGGGCCTGGTGTTTGGCAAGGACCGTGAAGGGTTTATGCAATTTCGAGGCATTACCCTGCGTCTGGGGTGGGTGGTGGTGATCCTGCAATCGGCGCTGTGCCTGCCGCCGGTCGCCGGATGGCTCTTCGAAGACCTGATCGGTTTGCCGCAGACCATCGCGCATCCGGCCCATGTCACGCTGCTGGCCAGTGTGCCGTTGCAGTTTCTCTTTTTTATGCGGATCCCCTATCAGGTGAGCATGTACAACGGGCTGGCATCGATACGGGCCAGCTCGGCGACGATCATGCGCATTGCCATAACGGCGTTGCTGGCGCCGCTCTTCTGCCGCTGGGGGGCGGTGGGCCCGATCTGGGCCGTGGTGTGCCTCACCCTGCCGGTGGCCCTGGAAGTGGCGGCCTCGGCCGTTCTGGCCGCGCCATTCATAAAACAGCTCCGATCGTCCGACGAAAAGCCGCCGACCAAGCGGACGCTGTTCTTTTTCAACCTGCCCCTCTCCATCAGCGGCTACCTCTTAACCGTGTCGGCCATCCTGGTGGGCGCTTTCATCGCGCGAGCCGCCGAACCTGAGCGCATGCTGCCGGCCTATTATCTGGCCCTCGGCCTGGCCGCCCCGGCCGCCTTTGGGGCCACGCGACTGCAGGAGGTGGTGCTCAGCTTTCATCCGGCCGACGGCAAGGACCGCCGCACCCTGCCGTTTGCCCTCGGTGCCGGCCTGTTCCTGGGGGTGCTGCCCCTGCTCTTCACCCTGCCCGGCCTGGCGCAATGGTATTATGTCGGCCTGCAGAAACTCGATCCAGCCGATCTGTCCATCGTTCGCACGGCCGCCTACGGCCTGGCCCTGTTTCCGCTATGCGTGGCCCTGCGCGCCCAAGGGGAAGGGCTGGCCGGGTTCGCGCGCAAGCCCAAAATCATCATCGTCGCTCAAGGCGCCTATTTGCTGACCATCACGGCGGTAGGCTGCGCGGCCCTGTGGGCGGCGGTGCCGGGCAATCTCATCGGCGCCATGGGCCTGTGCATCGCCAACATCGTCTCGACCTTGACCGTCCGGCTGTTGCTCAACAAAATCGGCAAGCATGAGCTTCCCGTGCCGCCGACCATCACCGCCGTGGGCCAGATCCGATAAACACCCACTTCGTCTGTTAGTGACGATCGGTGGCACGCGTGCCGAATTTTCTGACGTAGAATCGGTGGCCCTGGTAGAGCGTCTCCATCAGATCGCCTCTTGCGATCATTTTATCGACGATGTCCCAGGAAGCTTCCGCCCTGGATAACAGGCGCCGCACCGCCTCTTCCCGCATCGGATGGACGGCGGTAATGCTCAAGAGATCTTTTTCGACATCGCCGCTGAAAGCGAAAGCATTGCCCTCGTAACCGATCAGGTACTCGGCCCATTTGACGTTTTCCGCAAATATGCGATAGGCGCGATGGAGGGTCTCCTCGTCTGGTCCGCGAGCCCAATCGACCGCCGGTGGCCGCGTCGGCACCCCCAGGTAGGCGGTCCAGGGCTGCAGGCGCTTGAGGAAACCGGCGATGCCCACCAGGCTTTCGTCGTGATCGTTTACGCCGTGTACCAGCATGGTCTCGGTCGCCAGCTTGCCGGTAAAATTGGCAGCGAAGGTCTGCATTCCGTCAAGAATGTCCGAAAGACGCAATTCCTTGTGGGGACGATCGATCCGGCGCCAGATCTTCTCTTCCGCGGCATCGACTTTCATCGACACCCAATCGGCCTTGGCCAGATCCCGGCGCACGTCGTCGCGCCAGAGAAGCGAGCTGTTGGTGATCACACCGATGGAGATTCCCAAAGGCTTGAGCAGGTCGATGGTCTTTCCCAGCGCCTCATCCAAAGTCGGCTCACCGTCCGGGACAAAGGCGAGATAGTCGATCTTCTCGGAGACCGCCACGGCATGGGACACCTTTTCTTGAACTTCCCGGAAGATATCTTCGGGTTTGAAAAAGGCTTGGCGCTGGATCTGCATCCGGCTGGTGCCCCCTACCTGGCAGTAGATACAAGCATAGCTGCAGGTCTTGGCGGGGATGTTGTTGATCCCCAGGCTTCGTCCCAGCCGCCGTGAGGGAACCGGGCCATAAGCATAGTGGTAAGCCGGGATCATGCACCACCTTTCTGTTCAGTCGTTGTTGGGAGGGCTTCGATCCTGGGTGTTGTCAGCACATGTGTGCCTACGGGAAAACCCACGTGGGACGCGATGACAGGGCACTTCACCTTGAACAGGAAAAAGATGGTGCAGACCTCCTGGCTCAAGGTCTCGAAATTGCCCTGCCCCTTGGCAATGATCAAATCCGCTGATTCAAAGTGGCGCCGAAACGTTTCACTGCAGTCGTGCAGTAGCGTACCCGGTGCATCGGACCCGTTGTCGATCACGCGGACCATGCCGGTCAGCCCGACCGCCTCTGCGTCGGCAAGCGTCGCATCGTTGATGACAGGGCCACCTCGCACGGCCACCGTCACCCTTTCAGGACCCAACTGGGCGATCAACAGGCGATCGAAGACAATCTCCCCCGCGTTGTCTGCCAGAAAAAGGATCGAATGGGCCTCGTCTGCCGCCTTCCTGAATTCTTCCAAAGACCCCTGAATCGACGCGGTCATGGCCTGCCCAACCGCCACCGCCAGGTCAGCCGGGCTGACGCTGCTGTTCACGCCCATATCGATGACATTGCCGGCCAAGGCCAGGCGAAGGGCCATGTCCATGGGGTCCCGCGCCTTTGCGACCGATGCCTCGAGATCGGGCAGCAACGCCAGGGCCATTCGATTGCCCTGATCTTTGACCGCCCGGTAGGGATCTTTGACGTCCGTCAATTCCCGCAGCCGCCGGTGAATCCGCTGCCCGACCACCGGCGGCGGCGCACCCAAATCCATACGGGCCGTCCATGCCATCAGCTCGCGCATGATCTGCTCTTGCACCATGGGACCGCTCGAAATCATCCTGGCCGCATCCAGGGCCTGGCGAAGAAAACAGACCAAACAATCCAGCGACGTATTCATTCAGATGGCTTTCTAATCATTTCTATTCTATGAAACCCGGCGCAACCGGAGCGTTGAGTGACATCATGGTCTCATGTTTTTAGGTGATTAAGCACAGCCCGTGCCATGATAAATCGCGACCCATGGCCGAGCAAACCCTGTTTGAATGGGGGGGAAACCGATTCCATGCGCGTGCCCTATCGTCGCAAATATGAAACGGCCTGTTTGATAGTGTCGCATGCCTGCTATAGTATACCGGTCAATGAGCATTCGCCTCACCGTGATTAGGGCTTCAACCCGGCGCAACATAAGGATATTCAAAATCATCCGATCTTTCTTTCGCCCCGGCACAGCCTTTGCTGTTGAACAGGGCCAACAGGAGTGAACCGATATAACCGAGTGCCCATACAGAAATAGGCAAATTGGGTCGAAATCAAGGCGTGCGAAAAATTTAACCGCAGGCATATAGAGGATATTCCGAGGATTAAATTTTGAGCAGAAGCAGATATCTGGCCAATTGGCCATTTGTGGATGGACACTCCCGAGGAGACGCGTACCATGAAGATTGCTGTCACATCAACCGGCGCCACGCTTGACGATGGGGTGGAAGCCCGTTTCGGACGCTGCCCTTACTTTCTCATCGTGGACACGGATACCATGCAGGCCGAAGCCCTGCGCAACCCCAACATGGAATTGGCCGGGGGCGCCGGTCCGCAATCGGCGGCGCTGATGGCCGAAAAAGGGGTGCGGATCGTATTGACCGGAAACTGCGGCCCCAACGCCCATCAGGCCTTCGGTGCCGCCGGGATTCAGGTCATCACCGGTGTCAGCGGCACCGTGCGCCAGGCCGTGGAACAATTCAAATCCGGTCAGTTGTCGCCATCGACCGCTTCCGCTGATCAAGGAAACCCTGCAGTGGGCGGTGGCATTGGCCCGGGTGGCGGACGTGGCATGGGTGGAGGCCGCGGTATGGGCGGTGGCGGTGGACGCGGCATGGGTGGCGGTCGCGGTATGGGCGGTTGCGGCGGTCGCGGCATGGGTGGCGGAAAACGTTTTCCATAGTCAGACCCTTTCCAGGCTGAAACCCCGCATGGCAACGTTCGCGCCTTCGGACCAAACCGGCGGTCATCGCGGGCAACCCTGAGGGGCTTGCAACCCACCGGATGCACCGCTTTTTTATCCATT
This Desulfatitalea tepidiphila DNA region includes the following protein-coding sequences:
- a CDS encoding radical SAM protein, which translates into the protein MIPAYHYAYGPVPSRRLGRSLGINNIPAKTCSYACIYCQVGGTSRMQIQRQAFFKPEDIFREVQEKVSHAVAVSEKIDYLAFVPDGEPTLDEALGKTIDLLKPLGISIGVITNSSLLWRDDVRRDLAKADWVSMKVDAAEEKIWRRIDRPHKELRLSDILDGMQTFAANFTGKLATETMLVHGVNDHDESLVGIAGFLKRLQPWTAYLGVPTRPPAVDWARGPDEETLHRAYRIFAENVKWAEYLIGYEGNAFAFSGDVEKDLLSITAVHPMREEAVRRLLSRAEASWDIVDKMIARGDLMETLYQGHRFYVRKFGTRATDRH
- a CDS encoding NifB/NifX family molybdenum-iron cluster-binding protein, producing MKIAVTSTGATLDDGVEARFGRCPYFLIVDTDTMQAEALRNPNMELAGGAGPQSAALMAEKGVRIVLTGNCGPNAHQAFGAAGIQVITGVSGTVRQAVEQFKSGQLSPSTASADQGNPAVGGGIGPGGGRGMGGGRGMGGGGGRGMGGGRGMGGCGGRGMGGGKRFP
- a CDS encoding damage-control phosphatase ARMT1 family protein; the encoded protein is MNTSLDCLVCFLRQALDAARMISSGPMVQEQIMRELMAWTARMDLGAPPPVVGQRIHRRLRELTDVKDPYRAVKDQGNRMALALLPDLEASVAKARDPMDMALRLALAGNVIDMGVNSSVSPADLAVAVGQAMTASIQGSLEEFRKAADEAHSILFLADNAGEIVFDRLLIAQLGPERVTVAVRGGPVINDATLADAEAVGLTGMVRVIDNGSDAPGTLLHDCSETFRRHFESADLIIAKGQGNFETLSQEVCTIFFLFKVKCPVIASHVGFPVGTHVLTTPRIEALPTTTEQKGGA